The Nitrospirota bacterium DNA window TTCGACCTGCTGCGCCATGTGGACCGTTCCCTTGCGCAGCCGGCCACGCATCTCGATGACGTTTTTGAAGCGTTCCTTCTCCGCCTCGGTGCCGAGGTAATTGACCAGCGGGTTCATATCGGCGGACCGCGCCGCGGTGCAGATGAGCGCGCCATTTTTTGCATAGACGCGGACGGTGGATTTTTCGAAGATGCTGTAGCGGACGGTGACGTCGTCAAACTTTTTTCCGTAGAGCGACTCGTGCCAGTAGTACTCGCCCCACATGCGGATCCCGTTCTGGTAGATCTTGGTTATTTTGGTGTCCATCATGAGGTCATCCAGCTCATCATGGGGCATGCCCGGTCCCTTGCCTTCATCGAATACCTGCCGGATGCTCTTGCCGGCGACGTGCGGGCATTCGGTCTTTGTGCTCCACAGTGAGAGCCACTGATCGATGAGTTCGACGGCTTCCCAGATGGTAGGCGTGTATTCGCCGCGCAGCGCCCGGTGAAACTTCTCATTCCGCAGCATGTAGGCGGGTTTGTCCGCTATCGATGCGCCGATGTAAGACGGCATGAGGCGCTCGAAGCTTTCTGAAAAGATGCCCCACCAGCGCTCGATCACTTTTGCGCGGGCATTGTAGGGCAGGGAAAAGACAGGGATGATGTTGAACCGGGCGAAGAGGCCGACGAACCCGGACTCTTCGAATGACGGGCAATTTGTGAAGTACTTCGAACGGAAGGCCTTGCCGTTGTCCTGGGAGCAGAAGCGCGGGCGCTTGCCGAGTTTCATCATGCCGTGGCGCAGGGCGCTTGCAATGCATTGCGTGTTTTCCTCGATCATGATCTCGTAGCCGGCGAGGTCGTAGCTTTTCCAATCGAGATAGGCGATCATCGTGGCTCGACATGGTTTTCCGGTGAAGGGGTTGATGATCTGGAAGTTCAGCCGGTGTCCATCGGCGACGAGAACTTGTCCGACTTCGAGCATTCCGGCGTCGCGCTTGATGTACATGAGGACTTTGTCTACGAGGGCCTTGTTTCCTTCGCGCCGGAAGGTCCAGACGTCGTTGTGCGTTTTCTGGTACCACTCGGCGTAGCGGTAGAACACGGCATCTGATGCGTCGCACTCTACGCCCTGATGAATGAGCGCTTCTCTTGTATAGAAGATACACTGCGATATTTTCTGCCGGCGAGGGTCCAGCAGGAAGCGTTCGAAGATGCGCCGGACTTCGAGATCGAGCGAGGTTTGAAGCACCATGCCGGACCATTTGTACCGGGGGACGAGGTTGCGCCAGTCGGAGGATCCGCCGAGTCTCGCTTTCCATTTATAGAGGGTGCCGGTGGAGACGGTGCCGAGAACTTTGTGCAGATGCGGCGCTCCGTGTCCGGTCTGGTACCAGCGCGTGAATTCCTCGTCGCCCTCGTTGAGCGAATCGAACCGGGAACGGAATGACTCCCACTGCAAAAGAAGGTCCATGCGCGCGAGCGCGGTGCGCCTGGCGTCCTCGGGGATGGCGGCGACGGGGACGTCGTTGATGCGGGCCGGTACCGGCGCGGGCGTTGCGGGAAGAATCCCCGCGCCCGATGAATCATTAATTTCGCCTCGGGCGCGGGGCAATGGAAGGGAGAACAATGAAGAAGCCGGATGAAAGTGCTGCTGAATATCGGAGGGAAGGTCCTTTACGGCATAGAGCTTCGTCTCATTGTGGTTGATGATGGTGGTGCCGCAAGAAGGCCAGGACTCGCGTAGGGAACGGCGCTCTATGGTCCTCTTAGAGATGTTTGTTGCCTCTGCAATCTGCTTCAGCGTCACGTTATCTTGCACGCTCCACCTCCGACAGAAGTAGTTCCCTTTTTCTGATTTCCTTGTATGCCCTGTTTCTCGTCTCTTTCCATGTCTGGATCTCCGAGCGTAGCGCCTCGGGTCCGGGCAGCGTGAAAAGACCAGCGTGCCGTGAGATCACTTCCATGGCGCACCGGCCGATCGTTGCACGGGAGAATGCCGCCATCTCGATCGCGTCGGGAATGTGGGCGTCATGCGATGCCGCGGTCCAATTGTCGAGCGTTGATTTTGTGATCTCGCGGTTGAGGGAGTTGCTC harbors:
- a CDS encoding Mu transposase C-terminal domain-containing protein codes for the protein MQDNVTLKQIAEATNISKRTIERRSLRESWPSCGTTIINHNETKLYAVKDLPSDIQQHFHPASSLFSLPLPRARGEINDSSGAGILPATPAPVPARINDVPVAAIPEDARRTALARMDLLLQWESFRSRFDSLNEGDEEFTRWYQTGHGAPHLHKVLGTVSTGTLYKWKARLGGSSDWRNLVPRYKWSGMVLQTSLDLEVRRIFERFLLDPRRQKISQCIFYTREALIHQGVECDASDAVFYRYAEWYQKTHNDVWTFRREGNKALVDKVLMYIKRDAGMLEVGQVLVADGHRLNFQIINPFTGKPCRATMIAYLDWKSYDLAGYEIMIEENTQCIASALRHGMMKLGKRPRFCSQDNGKAFRSKYFTNCPSFEESGFVGLFARFNIIPVFSLPYNARAKVIERWWGIFSESFERLMPSYIGASIADKPAYMLRNEKFHRALRGEYTPTIWEAVELIDQWLSLWSTKTECPHVAGKSIRQVFDEGKGPGMPHDELDDLMMDTKITKIYQNGIRMWGEYYWHESLYGKKFDDVTVRYSIFEKSTVRVYAKNGALICTAARSADMNPLVNYLGTEAEKERFKNVIEMRGRLRKGTVHMAQQVEEAPMPIAINCSTGSQQAPRIEGPQPGALMMRQSQERRNDIETLKAGPDIIEMMPTEEPAPRLKLAMFECDLEERNL